One Streptomyces sp. NBC_01237 genomic region harbors:
- a CDS encoding HelD family protein, with amino-acid sequence MRQEQQFITDLYARLDQLREQAEESVRDALVQVGTGFQARLERDVLVAEQSGLLSALHSGENGLCFGRIDFRDGRAHHIGRIGIRQDDPSRTPLVIDWRADVARPFYLATGHSPMGLRRRRHITTEGRTVTALHDELMDLGDPTRTGHEGADADEVLLAALDAARTGRMHDIVRTIQAEQDRIIRAPHQGVMVVEGGPGTGKTVVALHRAAFLLYEHRELLARRAVLIVGPNPAFLSYIGDVLPSLGETGVLLATLGELFPGVRATGTDSPAAAEVKGRAAMADVLAKALRERQTVPERATEIEHDGYGTLQLDRAMAEDARWRARESGLPHNLARPVFAFHIIDALTAQLTERIGADPFGGPNLLGPDDIAQMGKEIAMSREVHAAVEELWPQLTPQEFVADFLADPVHLDDGPAGLIRRQGGAWTEADVPLLDEAAELLGEDDSAARAAAEAERQERIAYAQGVLELSAGSETYEFEDEESEILAAHNIIDAERMAERHEEADLRSAAERAAADRTWAFGHIVVDEAQELSAMAWRLLMRRIPTRSMTLVGDPAQTADAAGLGSWERILEPYVGDRWEHVRLGVNYRTPAEIMEVAAGFLRAHDPSFEPPGSVRSTGVRPWALRVTADGLATAVAREAAAARDGGRVAVVAPAALHPSLLAELPDAGHGPAPDLTRDVVLLDARQAKGLEFDTVLVVEPDAYQVSDLYVALTRATQRLGVLHTVDLPAALGGLEEVGAAGRSAG; translated from the coding sequence ATGCGGCAGGAACAGCAATTCATCACCGACCTCTATGCCCGGCTCGATCAGCTCAGGGAGCAGGCCGAGGAGTCGGTGCGCGACGCGCTGGTGCAGGTCGGGACCGGTTTCCAGGCCCGGCTGGAGCGGGATGTGCTGGTGGCGGAGCAGTCCGGGCTGCTCAGCGCGCTCCACTCGGGAGAGAACGGTCTCTGTTTCGGTCGCATCGACTTCCGGGACGGCCGGGCGCACCACATCGGGCGTATCGGAATTCGGCAGGACGATCCCTCCCGTACGCCCCTGGTGATCGACTGGCGGGCGGACGTGGCGCGTCCCTTCTATCTGGCGACCGGTCATTCCCCGATGGGCCTGCGGCGCAGGCGGCACATCACCACCGAGGGGCGCACCGTCACCGCGCTCCACGACGAGCTGATGGACCTCGGGGACCCCACCCGCACCGGCCACGAAGGAGCGGACGCCGATGAGGTCCTGCTGGCCGCGCTGGACGCGGCCCGCACGGGACGGATGCACGACATCGTCCGGACCATCCAGGCCGAGCAGGACCGCATCATCCGGGCGCCCCACCAGGGCGTCATGGTTGTCGAGGGCGGACCCGGCACCGGCAAGACCGTCGTCGCGCTGCACCGTGCGGCGTTCCTGCTGTACGAGCACCGGGAACTGCTGGCCCGTCGCGCCGTGCTGATCGTCGGCCCGAACCCGGCCTTCCTGAGCTACATCGGCGACGTACTGCCGTCCCTGGGCGAGACCGGCGTGCTGCTGGCCACCCTCGGCGAGCTCTTCCCCGGTGTGCGCGCCACCGGCACCGACAGTCCGGCCGCCGCCGAGGTCAAGGGGCGCGCCGCGATGGCCGATGTGCTGGCGAAGGCGCTGCGGGAGCGGCAGACCGTGCCCGAGCGGGCGACGGAGATCGAGCACGACGGCTACGGGACGCTCCAGCTGGACCGGGCCATGGCCGAGGACGCCCGGTGGCGGGCGCGCGAGAGCGGGCTGCCGCACAACCTGGCCAGACCCGTCTTCGCCTTCCACATCATCGACGCGCTCACGGCGCAACTGACCGAACGGATCGGCGCCGACCCGTTCGGCGGGCCCAATCTGCTGGGGCCCGACGACATCGCCCAGATGGGCAAGGAGATCGCGATGAGCCGGGAGGTCCACGCGGCCGTCGAGGAGCTGTGGCCACAGCTCACCCCGCAGGAGTTCGTCGCGGACTTCCTCGCCGATCCGGTCCACCTCGACGACGGGCCGGCCGGGCTGATCCGGCGGCAGGGCGGGGCGTGGACCGAGGCCGACGTACCGCTCCTGGACGAGGCCGCCGAACTGCTGGGCGAGGACGACAGCGCGGCCCGTGCCGCGGCCGAGGCCGAGCGCCAGGAGCGGATCGCGTACGCCCAGGGCGTGCTGGAGCTGTCCGCGGGCTCGGAGACGTACGAGTTCGAGGACGAGGAGTCCGAGATCCTCGCGGCGCACAACATCATCGACGCCGAACGGATGGCCGAGCGCCACGAGGAGGCCGACCTGCGCAGCGCGGCCGAGCGGGCGGCGGCCGACCGGACCTGGGCGTTCGGCCACATCGTCGTGGACGAGGCGCAGGAGCTGTCCGCGATGGCCTGGCGGCTGCTGATGCGGCGCATCCCGACGCGCTCGATGACGCTCGTCGGGGACCCGGCGCAGACCGCCGACGCGGCGGGCCTCGGCTCCTGGGAACGCATCCTGGAACCGTACGTGGGCGACCGCTGGGAACACGTACGGCTGGGGGTCAACTACCGGACGCCCGCCGAGATCATGGAGGTGGCGGCCGGGTTCCTGCGGGCGCACGACCCGTCGTTCGAGCCGCCCGGCTCGGTGCGGTCGACCGGGGTGCGGCCCTGGGCACTGCGGGTCACCGCGGACGGCCTGGCCACCGCGGTGGCACGGGAGGCCGCGGCGGCACGGGACGGCGGGCGGGTCGCGGTCGTCGCCCCGGCGGCACTGCACCCGTCGCTCCTCGCGGAACTGCCGGACGCGGGTCACGGGCCCGCGCCCGACCTCACCCGGGACGTGGTGCTGCTGGACGCGCGGCAGGCGAAGGGCCTGGAGTTCGACACGGTGCTGGTCGTGGAACCGGACGCGTACCAGGTGAGTGATCTGTACGTCGCGCTGACCCGCGCCACCCAGCGCCTCGGGGTACTGCACACCGTCGATCTGCCCGCGGCGCTCGGCGGACTGGAGGAGGTGGGGGCTGCCGGCCGGTCGGCCGGCTGA
- a CDS encoding DUF1349 domain-containing protein, producing MNGQQTVDRAQAHWLNPPPASVGRGTDLVVTTRDRGDFWRTTSYGFVHDDGHALLTDLPGGSAVEVSFVADFDTLYDQAGVMVRVDERNWIKAGIELTDGVPHLGAVVTREVSDWSMAPVPEWAGRPVTVRASRAGDALTVRARCEDGPWRMVRLAPLDPGAAALAGPFCCSPQRAGLEVRFTGFTTGPADRSLHEA from the coding sequence ATGAACGGACAGCAGACGGTCGACCGGGCGCAGGCCCACTGGCTCAACCCGCCGCCGGCGTCCGTCGGCCGGGGCACGGACCTGGTCGTGACCACCCGGGACCGCGGCGATTTCTGGCGCACCACCAGTTACGGCTTCGTGCACGACGACGGGCACGCCCTTCTCACGGACCTGCCCGGCGGATCGGCCGTCGAGGTGTCGTTCGTGGCGGACTTCGACACCCTGTACGACCAGGCGGGGGTCATGGTCCGGGTGGACGAACGGAACTGGATCAAGGCCGGGATCGAACTGACCGACGGGGTCCCGCATCTGGGGGCCGTGGTCACCCGCGAGGTCTCGGACTGGTCGATGGCGCCCGTCCCCGAATGGGCCGGGCGGCCGGTGACCGTACGGGCCAGCCGTGCCGGGGACGCGCTCACCGTGCGGGCGCGGTGCGAGGACGGGCCCTGGCGGATGGTCAGGCTCGCCCCGCTGGACCCCGGGGCGGCAGCGCTGGCCGGTCCGTTCTGCTGCTCGCCGCAGCGCGCGGGTCTGGAGGTCCGCTTCACCGGCTTCACCACGGGGCCCGCGGACAGGTCGCTGCACGAGGCATGA
- a CDS encoding C40 family peptidase: MSLTAHIPSHRKPRQSASKTALRAGVAGGVLSTIAVAGAAGPAQAEPVTQTIEMPTITSGLSTTVAASAQATQQVALDLETQANEDAAAESAAKKAKKAKAEAVRKAEAKKKAEAAAKAKAEAAERASRTAERTTLSASTGSSGSSASSSSPSYSSSSATGSAAAVVAFAKAQVGDAYVPGGTGPNSWDCSGLVQAAFRSVNIDLPRVSQSQSTAGTQVSLSNLQPGDILYWGSAGSAYHVAIYIGGGQFVGAQNSNTGTVQRSMDYDMPTGAVRVL; this comes from the coding sequence ATGTCCCTCACCGCTCACATACCCAGCCACCGGAAGCCCCGCCAGAGTGCCTCGAAGACGGCACTGCGGGCCGGAGTTGCCGGTGGCGTCCTCAGCACCATCGCGGTCGCAGGCGCCGCGGGCCCGGCCCAGGCCGAGCCGGTGACCCAGACCATCGAGATGCCCACCATCACCTCCGGGCTCTCCACGACCGTCGCCGCTTCCGCACAGGCCACGCAGCAGGTCGCCCTCGACCTGGAGACGCAGGCCAACGAGGACGCCGCGGCCGAGAGCGCCGCGAAGAAGGCCAAGAAGGCCAAGGCCGAGGCCGTACGCAAGGCAGAGGCCAAGAAGAAGGCCGAGGCGGCCGCCAAGGCCAAGGCGGAGGCCGCCGAGCGCGCCTCCCGCACCGCCGAGCGCACGACGCTCAGCGCCTCCACGGGCTCCTCCGGCTCCTCCGCGTCCTCCTCCTCGCCCTCGTACTCCTCGTCGAGCGCCACCGGCTCCGCGGCCGCCGTGGTCGCCTTCGCCAAGGCCCAGGTCGGCGACGCGTACGTGCCCGGTGGCACCGGCCCCAACTCGTGGGACTGCTCGGGCCTCGTCCAGGCCGCGTTCCGTTCGGTCAACATCGACCTGCCGCGCGTCTCGCAGAGCCAGTCGACGGCCGGCACCCAGGTCTCGCTGAGCAACCTCCAGCCGGGCGACATCCTGTACTGGGGCAGCGCGGGCAGCGCGTACCACGTCGCGATCTACATCGGCGGCGGCCAGTTCGTCGGCGCGCAGAACTCCAACACCGGTACGGTGCAGCGCTCCATGGACTACGACATGCCGACCGGCGCGGTCCGCGTTCTCTGA
- a CDS encoding NADH-quinone oxidoreductase subunit A, which produces MNAYAPILVLGALGAGFAIFSVVMATLIGPKRYNRARLEAYECGIEPTPTPAGGGRFPIKYYLTAMLFIVFDIEIVFLYPWAVTFDALGIFGLVEMLLFVLTVFVAYAYVWRRGGLEWD; this is translated from the coding sequence GTGAATGCCTACGCGCCCATCCTCGTGCTCGGCGCCCTCGGGGCAGGGTTTGCGATCTTCTCCGTGGTCATGGCCACGCTTATCGGCCCCAAGCGGTACAACCGAGCACGGCTCGAAGCGTACGAGTGCGGTATCGAACCCACCCCGACTCCGGCCGGTGGCGGCCGCTTCCCGATCAAGTACTACCTGACGGCGATGCTTTTCATCGTCTTCGACATCGAGATCGTCTTCCTCTATCCCTGGGCGGTCACCTTCGACGCCCTGGGGATCTTCGGGCTCGTGGAGATGCTGCTCTTCGTGCTCACCGTCTTCGTCGCCTACGCGTATGTGTGGCGCCGGGGCGGCCTGGAATGGGACTGA
- a CDS encoding NuoB/complex I 20 kDa subunit family protein, producing MGLEEKLPSGFVLTTVEQAAGWVRKSSVFPATFGLACCAIEMMTTGAGRYDLARFGMEVFRGSPRQADLMIVAGRVSQKMAPVLRQVYDQMPNPKWVISMGVCASSGGMFNNYAIVQGVDHIVPVDIYLPGCPPRPEMLIDAILKLHQKIQGSKLGVNAEEAAREAEEAALKALPLIEMKGLLR from the coding sequence ATGGGACTCGAAGAGAAGCTGCCTAGCGGCTTTGTGCTGACCACTGTCGAGCAGGCCGCCGGCTGGGTGCGGAAGTCCTCCGTCTTCCCGGCCACCTTCGGCCTCGCCTGCTGCGCCATCGAGATGATGACGACCGGCGCGGGGCGCTACGACCTGGCCCGTTTCGGGATGGAGGTCTTCCGCGGATCGCCGCGGCAGGCCGATCTGATGATCGTCGCGGGACGGGTCAGCCAGAAGATGGCGCCCGTCCTGCGGCAGGTCTATGACCAGATGCCGAACCCGAAGTGGGTGATCTCCATGGGGGTTTGCGCATCATCGGGCGGGATGTTCAACAATTACGCCATTGTGCAGGGTGTTGATCACATTGTCCCGGTTGATATCTATTTGCCGGGGTGCCCGCCGCGCCCCGAGATGCTGATCGACGCCATTCTCAAGCTCCACCAGAAGATCCAGGGCTCCAAGCTCGGGGTCAACGCGGAGGAAGCCGCCCGTGAGGCGGAGGAGGCGGCCCTCAAGGCGCTCCCCCTGATCGAGATGAAGGGGCTGCTGCGGTGA
- a CDS encoding NADH-quinone oxidoreductase subunit C, translating into MTDNANGDEPTGNGVPAPREQAEVIRVRKGMFGANNGGDTTGYGGLVRTVTLPGATSRPYGGWFDEVADELEGALEEQDLLPENAIEKTVVDRGELTFHIAREHLLQVARTLRDDPALRFELCTGVSGVHFLGDKGRELHAVYHLRSLTHGRLVRLEVSAPDSDPHVPSLVEVYPTNDWHERETYDFFGLIFDGHPALTRIMMPDDWQGFPQRKDYPLGGIAVEYKGAQIPAPDQRRSYS; encoded by the coding sequence GTGACCGACAACGCGAACGGCGACGAGCCGACCGGCAACGGAGTCCCCGCACCGCGCGAGCAGGCCGAGGTCATCCGCGTACGCAAGGGCATGTTCGGCGCCAACAACGGTGGCGACACCACCGGCTACGGCGGTCTCGTACGCACGGTGACCCTGCCGGGCGCCACCTCCCGCCCGTACGGCGGCTGGTTCGACGAAGTGGCCGACGAACTCGAAGGGGCCCTGGAGGAACAGGACCTGCTTCCCGAGAACGCCATCGAGAAGACCGTCGTCGACCGCGGTGAACTCACCTTCCACATCGCCCGCGAGCATCTGCTCCAGGTCGCCCGCACCCTGCGCGACGACCCGGCGCTGCGCTTCGAGCTCTGTACGGGAGTCAGCGGCGTCCACTTCCTGGGCGACAAGGGCCGCGAACTGCACGCCGTCTACCACCTGCGGTCCCTCACCCACGGCCGGCTCGTCCGGCTGGAGGTGTCCGCCCCGGACAGCGACCCGCACGTCCCGTCCCTCGTCGAGGTCTATCCGACCAACGACTGGCACGAGCGCGAGACCTACGACTTCTTCGGCCTCATCTTCGACGGGCACCCCGCCCTCACCCGGATCATGATGCCGGACGACTGGCAGGGCTTCCCGCAGCGCAAGGACTATCCGCTCGGCGGCATCGCCGTCGAGTACAAGGGCGCCCAGATCCCGGCTCCGGACCAGCGGAGGTCGTACTCCTGA
- a CDS encoding NADH-quinone oxidoreductase subunit D, translating into MTTPHATPRATTEGTVYTVTGGDWDEVVESALKSDDERIIVNMGPQHPSTHGVLRLILEIDGETVTEARCGIGYLHTGIEKNLEFRNWTQGTTFVTRMDYLTPFFNETAYCLGVEKLLGIEDQIPDRATVLRVLLMELNRLSSHLVCIATGGMELGATTIMIYGFRDRELVLDLFELITGLRMNHAFVRPGGLAQDLPPGAVDQLREFIKTMKKNLPEYDKLATGNPIFKARMQDVGYLDLTGCMALGATGPVLRSAGLPHDLRKTDPYCGYENYEFDVPTADTCDSYGRFLIRLEEMRQSLRIVEQCLERLEPGPVMVADKKIAWPAQLALGPDGLGNSLDHIKKIMGTSMEALIHHFKLVTEGFRVPAGQAYTAVESPKGELGVHVVSDGGTRPYRVHFRDPSFTNLQAMAAMCEGGQVADVIVAVASIDPVMGGVDR; encoded by the coding sequence ATGACTACTCCCCACGCGACACCCAGGGCCACGACCGAGGGGACTGTATATACAGTCACCGGCGGCGACTGGGACGAAGTCGTCGAGTCGGCCCTCAAGTCCGACGACGAACGCATCATCGTCAACATGGGTCCCCAGCACCCGTCCACGCACGGTGTGCTGCGGCTGATCCTGGAGATCGACGGCGAGACCGTCACCGAGGCCCGCTGCGGCATCGGCTACCTCCACACCGGCATCGAGAAGAACCTCGAATTCCGGAACTGGACCCAGGGCACCACGTTCGTCACGCGCATGGACTATCTGACGCCGTTCTTCAACGAGACGGCGTACTGCCTGGGCGTCGAGAAGCTCCTCGGCATCGAGGACCAGATCCCCGACCGGGCCACGGTCCTGCGCGTCCTGCTGATGGAGCTCAACCGGCTCTCCTCGCACCTGGTCTGCATCGCCACCGGCGGTATGGAGCTCGGCGCGACCACGATCATGATCTACGGTTTCCGCGATCGTGAACTGGTTCTCGACCTCTTCGAGCTGATCACCGGCCTCCGGATGAACCACGCGTTCGTCCGTCCCGGCGGCCTCGCCCAGGACCTGCCCCCGGGCGCGGTCGACCAGCTGCGCGAGTTCATCAAGACCATGAAGAAGAACCTGCCGGAGTACGACAAGCTCGCCACCGGCAACCCCATCTTCAAGGCCCGTATGCAGGACGTCGGTTACCTCGACCTCACCGGCTGCATGGCGCTCGGCGCCACCGGACCGGTCCTGCGCTCCGCCGGGCTCCCGCACGACCTGCGCAAGACCGACCCGTACTGCGGCTACGAGAACTACGAGTTCGATGTGCCCACCGCGGACACCTGCGACTCCTACGGCCGCTTCCTCATCCGTCTGGAGGAGATGCGGCAGTCGCTCAGGATCGTCGAACAGTGCCTGGAGCGGCTGGAGCCGGGCCCGGTCATGGTCGCCGACAAGAAGATCGCCTGGCCCGCGCAGCTCGCGCTCGGACCGGACGGACTCGGCAACTCGCTCGACCACATCAAGAAGATCATGGGCACCTCCATGGAGGCCCTGATCCACCACTTCAAGCTGGTGACCGAGGGCTTCCGGGTCCCGGCCGGGCAGGCGTACACCGCGGTCGAGTCGCCCAAGGGCGAACTCGGCGTGCATGTCGTCTCGGACGGCGGCACCCGCCCCTACCGGGTCCACTTCCGCGACCCGTCCTTCACCAACCTGCAGGCCATGGCGGCGATGTGCGAGGGCGGCCAGGTCGCCGACGTCATCGTCGCCGTCGCGTCCATCGACCCCGTGATGGGAGGCGTCGACCGGTGA
- the nuoE gene encoding NADH-quinone oxidoreductase subunit NuoE produces MPQLPAPAYPADVRARLEADAKEVIARYPDSRSALLPLLHLVQSEEGFVSRTGMALCAELLGLTTAEVTAVATFYTMYRRRPSGDYQVGVCTNTLCAVMGGDAIFDRLKDHLGVGNDETTEDGKVTLEHIECNAACDFAPVVMVNWEFFDNQTPESATRLVDDLIAGRTVEPTRGAPLCSYKETSRILAGFPDERPGAVGASGGAGHASLVGLKLAKGEAAPRARVVSPRGETPRDAEPHDAQPHDASPSDHLSSHDAPQQTSASDPEHPAGPVAEEGE; encoded by the coding sequence ATGCCGCAGCTCCCCGCCCCCGCCTACCCGGCCGACGTACGCGCCCGGCTCGAAGCGGACGCGAAGGAGGTGATCGCCCGCTACCCCGACAGCCGCTCCGCGCTGCTGCCCCTGCTGCACCTGGTGCAGTCCGAGGAGGGCTTCGTCTCCCGTACGGGCATGGCCCTCTGCGCCGAACTGCTCGGCCTCACCACCGCCGAGGTCACCGCCGTCGCGACCTTCTACACCATGTACCGGCGCAGGCCGAGCGGCGACTACCAGGTCGGTGTCTGCACCAACACCCTGTGCGCGGTCATGGGCGGTGACGCCATCTTCGACCGGCTGAAGGACCACCTCGGGGTCGGCAACGACGAGACCACCGAGGACGGCAAGGTCACCCTCGAACACATCGAGTGCAACGCGGCCTGCGACTTCGCGCCCGTGGTGATGGTCAACTGGGAGTTCTTCGACAACCAGACGCCCGAGAGCGCGACGCGACTCGTGGACGACCTGATCGCCGGACGCACCGTCGAACCCACCCGCGGTGCCCCGCTCTGTTCGTACAAGGAGACCTCGCGCATCCTGGCCGGCTTCCCCGACGAACGCCCCGGCGCCGTCGGAGCGAGCGGTGGCGCGGGACACGCCTCGCTGGTGGGGCTCAAGCTCGCCAAGGGCGAGGCCGCCCCGCGGGCCCGCGTGGTCTCACCGCGCGGCGAGACCCCCCGTGACGCGGAGCCCCACGACGCGCAGCCCCATGACGCGTCACCGTCCGACCACCTCAGCTCTCATGACGCACCACAGCAGACCTCGGCCTCCGACCCGGAGCACCCGGCCGGGCCGGTAGCCGAGGAGGGGGAGTGA
- the nuoF gene encoding NADH-quinone oxidoreductase subunit NuoF, whose amino-acid sequence MTLAAEINENGTSPEKLLSPVLSAFWDQPDSWTLDTYLRHDGYQGLRKALAMSPDDLIAYVKDSGLRGRGGAGFPTGMKWQFIPQGDGKPHYLVVNADESEPGTCKDIPLLFANPHSLIEGMVIACYAIRSSHAFIYLRGEVVPVLRRLHEAVREAYEAGYLGANILGSGLDLELTVHAGAGAYICGEETALLDSLEGRRGQPRLRPPFPAVAGLYACPTVVNNVESIASVPAILNKGKDWFKSMGSEKSPGFTLYSLSGHVTSPGQYEAPLGITLRQLLDMSGGIRAGHRLKFWTPGGSSTPMFTDEHLDVPLDYEGVGAAGSMLGTKALQCFDETTCVVRAVTRWTEFYAHESCGKCTPCREGTYWLVQLLRDIEAGKGRMSDLDKLNDIADNINGKSFCALGDGAASPIFSSLAYFREEYEQHITGKGCPFDPAKSTVWADDKNTHRGVNA is encoded by the coding sequence ATGACCTTGGCCGCCGAGATCAACGAGAACGGGACCAGCCCGGAGAAGCTGCTCTCGCCCGTCCTCTCCGCCTTCTGGGACCAGCCGGACTCCTGGACGCTGGACACCTATCTGCGCCACGACGGCTACCAGGGACTGCGCAAGGCGCTGGCCATGTCGCCGGACGACCTCATCGCGTACGTCAAGGACTCCGGTCTGCGCGGACGCGGCGGCGCGGGCTTCCCCACCGGGATGAAGTGGCAGTTCATCCCGCAGGGCGACGGCAAGCCGCACTACCTCGTCGTCAACGCCGACGAATCCGAGCCCGGGACCTGCAAGGACATCCCGCTGCTCTTCGCCAACCCGCACAGCCTCATCGAGGGCATGGTGATCGCCTGTTACGCGATCCGTTCCTCGCACGCCTTCATCTACCTGCGCGGTGAAGTGGTCCCCGTACTGCGGCGCCTGCACGAGGCCGTCCGCGAGGCCTACGAGGCGGGTTATCTGGGGGCGAACATCCTGGGTTCGGGGCTCGACCTGGAACTCACGGTGCACGCGGGTGCCGGTGCGTACATCTGTGGTGAGGAAACCGCGCTGCTCGACTCGCTGGAAGGACGGCGTGGCCAGCCCCGGCTGCGTCCCCCCTTCCCCGCGGTCGCCGGTCTGTACGCCTGCCCCACTGTGGTGAACAACGTCGAGTCCATCGCCTCGGTTCCCGCGATCCTGAACAAGGGCAAGGACTGGTTCAAGTCGATGGGCAGCGAGAAGTCCCCGGGCTTCACGCTGTACTCGCTCAGCGGCCATGTCACCAGCCCCGGCCAGTACGAGGCCCCGCTCGGCATCACGCTGCGCCAGCTGCTCGACATGAGCGGCGGCATCCGGGCCGGTCACCGCCTGAAGTTCTGGACCCCGGGTGGCTCCTCCACACCGATGTTCACCGACGAACACCTCGACGTCCCCCTCGACTACGAGGGCGTCGGCGCCGCCGGATCGATGCTCGGCACCAAGGCGCTCCAGTGCTTCGACGAGACGACCTGCGTGGTCCGGGCCGTCACCCGGTGGACCGAGTTCTACGCCCACGAGTCCTGCGGCAAGTGCACACCCTGCCGCGAGGGCACGTACTGGCTCGTCCAGCTGCTCCGCGACATCGAGGCGGGCAAGGGCCGGATGTCCGACCTCGACAAGCTCAACGACATCGCCGACAACATCAACGGCAAGTCCTTCTGCGCCCTCGGCGACGGTGCCGCCTCGCCGATCTTCTCCTCGCTCGCGTACTTCCGCGAGGAGTACGAGCAGCACATCACCGGCAAGGGCTGCCCCTTCGATCCCGCCAAGTCGACCGTCTGGGCCGACGACAAGAACACTCACCGGGGGGTGAACGCATGA